A section of the Deltaproteobacteria bacterium genome encodes:
- a CDS encoding methyltransferase domain-containing protein, which yields MSVGSINSGNRSGNSQDYGVTTVSRSATIPWGTLALSGLLLAAVVGGKGRLVQSARRGAREWFERDRDWRQVWPAMFDEQQWRIAAQEVDLVLSHLRLPPGAALLDLPCGVGRHTLELARREFRVTAVDLNPSMLHQARWLARRFGVSPEFVREDMRRFVRPGTFDGVVNLGSSFGYFSDPADDLKVVENALRSLRRGGSLAIETAGRDLKEPIYQGRFGKWIGVRLYRGEQRLTPDGSRVHLIYEWREGERTRRCDMNFRLYSADQLRALLRRGGFRDVEMHDLSDHPLIPRAGLLAVGRR from the coding sequence ATGTCTGTTGGTTCTATAAATTCTGGCAATCGGTCGGGAAATTCTCAAGATTATGGGGTGACAACTGTTTCCCGATCCGCAACCATTCCTTGGGGGACGTTGGCGCTTTCCGGTCTTCTTCTCGCCGCTGTGGTCGGTGGCAAAGGGAGGCTTGTGCAATCTGCCAGGAGGGGGGCGAGGGAGTGGTTTGAGAGAGACAGGGACTGGCGACAGGTTTGGCCGGCGATGTTTGATGAGCAGCAGTGGAGGATAGCGGCTCAGGAAGTGGATCTTGTCCTCTCTCATCTGCGACTTCCGCCAGGGGCTGCTCTGCTTGACCTTCCCTGTGGGGTAGGTCGCCATACGCTTGAATTAGCGCGCCGAGAATTTCGCGTAACCGCAGTCGATTTAAATCCCTCAATGCTCCATCAAGCGAGATGGTTGGCCAGAAGGTTTGGTGTTTCGCCTGAGTTTGTTCGGGAGGATATGAGGCGATTTGTGAGACCTGGGACCTTTGACGGGGTGGTCAATCTTGGATCGTCGTTCGGATATTTTTCCGATCCTGCCGATGATCTTAAGGTTGTCGAAAATGCACTGCGATCTCTGAGGCGGGGCGGTTCATTGGCTATTGAAACAGCGGGGAGGGATCTCAAGGAGCCGATTTATCAGGGAAGATTTGGGAAGTGGATTGGGGTGAGACTTTATCGTGGAGAACAACGGTTAACTCCCGATGGTTCAAGGGTGCATCTGATCTACGAATGGCGAGAGGGAGAGAGAACGCGGCGCTGTGATATGAATTTTCGACTCTACTCAGCGGATCAGTTGAGAGCTCTGCTGCGGAGGGGTGGCTTTCGTGATGTCGAGATGCATGACCTCTCCGACCATCCGCTGATTCCAAGGGCAGGATTGTTAGCTGTTGGGAGGAGATAG
- the recR gene encoding recombination protein RecR: MNPFERLVKALTKLPGIGEKSASRLALFLTKEDRGISQEIANALIVMKEKIHFCKLCQNLTEEDLCSLCRDPRRNSSLLCVVEGPQDLIALEKTSEYRGLYYLLHGVISPLDGIGPDEMKFERLIKRIREGKFSEVILATNPNPEGEATALYLKKLLSSLGVKLTRIASGVPVGGTLEYSDPQTLARSLLTRREF, from the coding sequence ATGAATCCCTTTGAACGATTGGTAAAAGCTCTGACAAAACTCCCCGGGATCGGTGAGAAATCGGCCTCTCGTCTCGCGCTCTTTCTCACAAAAGAGGATCGTGGGATTTCCCAGGAAATTGCGAATGCCCTGATCGTGATGAAGGAGAAGATCCATTTTTGCAAGCTCTGCCAAAATTTGACCGAGGAGGATCTTTGTTCCCTCTGCCGGGATCCGAGACGAAACAGCTCTCTCTTGTGTGTCGTGGAGGGGCCGCAAGACTTGATCGCCCTCGAGAAGACCTCGGAGTATCGAGGACTCTATTACCTGCTCCATGGGGTCATTTCTCCGTTGGATGGGATTGGCCCTGATGAAATGAAGTTTGAACGTCTCATCAAGAGGATCCGAGAGGGGAAGTTTTCGGAGGTGATTCTCGCGACCAATCCAAACCCGGAAGGGGAGGCGACGGCGCTTTATCTCAAAAAACTTCTCTCTTCGTTAGGGGTGAAGCTGACCCGGATCGCCTCCGGGGTTCCGGTCGGGGGGACATTGGAATACTCGGATCCCCAGACGCTGGCGAGGTCGTTATTGACGAGGAGGGAGTTTTAG
- a CDS encoding gliding-motility protein MglA, producing the protein MSFINPQTKEVNCKIVYCGPPFSGKTTSLHQIYERVAPAQKSKLVSLAEKEHRTLFFDFLPLSLGEAKGKKLRLHLYTVPGQSQFDASRKMILKGVDGVVFVADSQVERLEATLESWRDLRMNLAELGVDLNKFPIVIQLNKRDLKNIAPLSELKKILPTADGLHVESIATRGEGVMETLQAVAKQVLKNLK; encoded by the coding sequence ATGTCCTTCATCAACCCCCAGACCAAAGAGGTCAACTGCAAGATTGTTTATTGCGGCCCTCCTTTTTCAGGCAAGACCACGAGCCTCCATCAGATCTATGAGCGGGTTGCACCGGCACAGAAAAGTAAACTTGTTTCTTTAGCGGAGAAGGAGCATCGCACCCTCTTCTTCGATTTTCTCCCCCTTTCTTTAGGAGAGGCGAAGGGAAAGAAGCTTCGTCTTCACCTTTATACGGTCCCCGGTCAGTCTCAATTTGATGCGAGTCGGAAGATGATCCTGAAGGGGGTGGATGGTGTTGTCTTCGTCGCTGATTCTCAAGTGGAAAGGCTTGAAGCGACGCTGGAGAGTTGGCGGGATCTTCGGATGAATCTTGCAGAGCTTGGTGTTGATCTGAATAAGTTCCCGATCGTTATTCAGTTGAACAAGCGAGATTTAAAAAATATCGCTCCTCTTTCAGAATTGAAGAAAATCCTTCCGACAGCCGATGGTCTTCATGTCGAGTCTATTGCCACTCGCGGTGAAGGGGTCATGGAGACGCTGCAGGCAGTGGCGAAACAGGTCTTGAAAAATCTGAAATAG